CTCATTAACACCACGTTATACTCGGACTAGTTAGTTAGGTAATCGTATTCATGTTTAATTTTGCTCGCATCTATCAGCTTATTGCTGAGGACACTCGTCTTCAACCATGGCTGAATGTTCTTCCTCAACAGCTGACAGATTGGCAAGAGCAGCCACACGGCGATATCGCCCGCTGGTTTCGTGCCCTTAAAAAAATTCCTGATACTGCACCTGATGTTATTGATATCAAAGACTCGGTAACTCTGCATAACCATGAGCCTCTGCCACATGGCGAACAACAGAAGCTAGAAAATCTGCTAAAGACGTTTCACCCTTGGCGTAAAGGACCTTATTCAGTTCACAACATTCATATCGATACTGAATGGCGTTCAGATTGGAAATGGGACCGTCTTGTTCCTCATATTTCTGACCTGACAAACCGCACTGTTTTAGATGTAGGCTGTGGTAACGGTTATCATATGTGGCGCATGTTAGGCGCCGGTGCAAGGCAAGTGTGGGGCATTGATCCATCTGAGCTATTTTTGGTGCAGTTTGAAGCGATTCGCAAACTCATGGGTAACGATGAGCGCGTCAACCTCTTACCATTAGGCATTGAGCAACTTCCAGAACTAGAAGCCTTTGATACAGTATTTAGCATGGGAGTTTTATATCACCGCCGCTCTCCAATTGATCACCTTATCCAATTGAAAAATCAACTGGCTTCAGGTGGTGAGTTAATTCTCGAAACCTTGGTGATTGAAGGGGATGAAAATGCCGTACTGGTGCCATTTGATCGCTATGCTCAAATGCGCAATGTCTATTTCTTCCCTTCTGCTTTGGCTTTAAAAGTATGGTTAGAAAAAGTCGGTTTTATCGACGTTAAAATTGTCGATGAGAATGTCACTTCCCTTGATGAGCAGCGCACCACGGAGTGGATGACGCACAACTCATTACCGGATTATATTGACGCAGAGAATCCAGCCTTGACCGTTGAAGGATACCCTGCGCCGAGACGAGCGATTTTGATAGCAAAAAAACCATAATTGACATAGTTTTAACTATCTTTTGCTTTCATAAGGCTAAGCTATGGGTCGAAAGCTCATAGCTTGCTTAATAATAACTCTATTTTTTGGTTGTTTAGCCCATATTACAAGTCTGTTTTTCATGGGGTTATTAGACTAATTAATAATAAAATAACTAACACTACTTAAGAAATTAAATAAGGTCGCAAATGTTTAAGCGAATAGCACCCGTTATTGCACTCAGTATGCTTTCAGGTTGCACTATGATGAACGGTGATGAACATCATCAAGCTACGCTAGCTGCCATTCAACACTCTGAATCTCACATCGATAACCATCTCACCAATTTGGAATTACAAATCAGTAATCAAATGGACTATATCGATAGTTTAGAAAGAGAAATCACTTCCTTAAAAAAACAAGTTCGTAAACTAGAGCACACCGCATCGGAAATCGATGATCAAACCGGGTTAGCGGCCAAGCAAGATGATCAGGTTCCTACTCTGGCTGTGCCAGAATCCTCGGTAGCGGCACGCCATCAACAAGTGCTCGGCTCTTTAGAGAAAGTCACTATCGATTCCTTGGACAAAACCTTTACTGCCCGTGTCGATACCGGTGCAGCCTCTTCGTCATTGAATGCTGTTGATGTTCAAGAATTTGAGCGAAATAGCAAAAAATGGGTTCGATTCCATTTAGTCGCAGGTGACGATGTGGCAAAAGATGCAAAATGGATAGAAGCACCTATAGTGCGTTATGTGAGAATTCTCCAAGCCAATAGTGAGAAAGCACAACGCCGTGCAGTTGTTCAATTATGGGTTAAACTTGGTGATATTCATGAGAAGACACCATTTACCTTGGCCGACCGCTCACAGATGAGTCACCCAGTACTGCTGGGAAGAGATTTTATTCGTGATATCGCCGTAGTCGATGTCAGCAAACAATACGTTCAAACTGGTAAAAATACTAAGTAAAGGTCATTTATGACATCAAAAGTCCCGTTTTACATATCCATCCTGCTCTTAATTATTGCAGGGATAACATTAAGTGTAATGCGTCACCAACAATACGGAGTGCCTTGGACTCCTGGCGAAACTCGCCAAGTCTGGGATCTAGAAGCTCGTATTGAATTTTATGCCAATGACAAACCCGTTAAAGTCTCTTTAGCTGCTCCAGCAACCCAAGATGGCTTCACTTTAATTAACGAAAGTGCCTCATCGCCAGGTTACGGTGTCTCTTATATTTCTAGTAATTCTGGCCGCCGTGCTGAATGGTCTATCCGTCATGCTAAAGGTCCACAAACGATTTATTACAAAACCCAGTTTTTAGTGGATCCTAATGCACAATCAACCCCAATTCCTCCTGTTGGCGAGATTCAAAAACCGACCTTCGACGGTCCAGAAGAAGCGGCAGCGGTAGCATTGATCAATCGAGCTACCCGTTTATCGGCAGAGCCGGTCAGTTTTACTCGTGAGCTGATTAAAACCCTTAACGATCCTGAAAGTCAGAACGCATCACTACTATTAAACAACATGACCAAATATGAAGCAACGCAAAAATTGTTGTCTTATGCAGGCATGCAAAACAAAGTCGTGGGTGTTATTCAACTCGAAGATGGCCGTCGTCGCCAATCGATTGAGATGATGAACGAAATCTGGAATGGCGAAAAATGGGTTCTATTTAATCCAGAAACAGGCACGCAACCGACTCACCCTAACCTATTGGTTTGGGACGAATCAAATGTTTCTCTGCTTGATGTTGTTGGTGGTCGTAACAGCCAAGTTTACTTCAGCATGATTTCGCAAGATATGTCCGCTCAGCAAGCGACGAATAGTAAAGTTGAATCAGATGGCCTACTTAACCTATCTATTCACAGCTTACCGCTGGAAGAACAGGCAATGTTCAAAACGATTATGTTGATGCCTATCGGAGCATTAATTGTGGTGTTCTTGCGTGTGATCGTTGGTCTGAAAACATCAGGGACCTTCATGCCAGTGTTGATCGCGGTAGCGTTTGTACAAACGCAGTTGATGACTGGTATTATTGGCTTCCTCTTGATTGTCGGTACCGGTTTGATTATTCGTAGTTACTTATCTAAGTTGAACTTATTGCTGGTTGCGCGAATATCAGCGGTGATCATCGCGGTTATCTTGATCATCTCTATCTTTACTGTTGTGGCGTTTAAGTTAGGGTTAACGTCTGGCTTAACCATCACATTCTTCCCGATGATCATTTTGTCATGGACCATTGAACGTATGTCTATTCTTTGGGAAGAAGAAGGTACCAAAGAAGTCTTCATGCAAGGTGGTGGTTCGCTCTTTACTGCGATCCTTATCTACTTAGCAATGACTAACTCTTACGTACAGCACTTAACGTTTAACTTCATTGGCCTGCAGCTTGTGGTAATGGCAATCATTCTGTTATTGGGTACCTATACGGGTTACCGCATTTCAGAACTACGCCGTTTTAAACCGCTTGCAGAGGAAGATTAATATGCTGTTTTCACTCTCTGAATATACATCGCCATTCAAACTCCGTAAGAAAGGCATTATGGGGATGAATCAGCGTAATCACAGCTATATCGGTCGCTATAATGACCGATCTAAATATCCACTAGTCGACGATAAGTTAAAAACTAAACTGATTGCGCAACGTGCGGGCTGTACTGTACCCAAACTGATTGGCGTCATTAGCGACCAAGGTGCGGTGAAAGACGTCCATGAGATGGTGAAAGATTGGCCTGGCTTCGTTATCAAACCCGCTCGTGGTAGTGGTGGTAAGGGTATATTAGTCATCACATCCCATAAAGACGGCAGTTATACCAAGCCTTCAGGTGCGCAAATTGGTAATGAAGATGTGGAACGCCATATCAGTAACACGCTGGCAGGCCTATTCTCTTTAGGCGGTAAAAACGACGTTGCTGTGGTCGAGAACCTTATCGAGTTCGACGATTGTTTTGACGGCTTCAGTTATGAAGGTGTACCTGACGTCCGTATTATCGTATTTAAAGGGTACCCGATCATGGCGATGATGCGTTTATCTACTTCTCATTCAGACGGTAAGGCCAACTTACACCAAGGCGCTGTTGGGGTGGGCATAGATATCGGGACGGGGAAGGCTGTGAAAGCGGTGCAATTTAACCGCCCCGTCACTCATCATCCGGATACCGATAAAGACCTATCGACTTTGCAAGTTCCGCACTGGAAAAACTTGTTAACTCTTGCCGCCAGCGCATGGGAAATGACGGGTCTTGGCTATATGGGGACCGACATGGTGTTGGATAAAAAAGAAGGCCCGATGGTACTTGAACTTAACGCTCGTCCTGGACTCGCTATTCAGATTGCCAACGGTTCAGGGCTATTACCTCGCCTTCACCATCTAGAAGCATTAGAAACACCACTTATCTACCCTTCCGCAGCAGAACGCGTTGAATACGCGATGAAGCACTTTGCTGTCGAAGATGACCACTTCTAGTTTCCAGTAACATCAGAAACCAATAAAGCCAGTCATTCGACTGGTTTTATTATTTTACTAACCCAGCAGTGGGAACTTAGCCATCATATTTTTTATTTAAATAAGCAAATGGTGCAAGGTCAACCAAGCAATCACCAGTAATGAAAACATTTCTATCGGTGTTAGGTTGTACTAAATACAAGCACAAACATCAAAACACCATGAATAGCCGAGCAGAAGAACACGACTGTTTTCCGGCCCAATTATCGGATAACTAAGGCATAATGATCATGTCTAGTGCACTACCGCCTCTCCCAACTGGAGATGATGATACTAACACTAGATAACGTTAGTTTGACAACTAGATACATCGGAGAATAAACGTTCCTCAACAACTCGGTTATCGCGACTATTTTTGAAAAAATGACACTTACAAAAAAGTACGTACTTACTTTTAGTGAGTTTAAATGGCAAGCTAAGTCGTATAGATTAAACCCATCCAATAAGGAACGATTATGATTGCTGTAACAGGTGCTACCGGACAACTGGGTCAACGAGTTATTGACCATCTATTGGCTAAAACAGAAGCGAACAATATTGTGGCTTTGGCTCGTGATACAGCTAAAGCCGTATCTCTTAAGGACAAAGGCATCGATGTTCGTCAAGCAGACTATAGTCAGCCAGATACCCTGTCCGATGCCCTCCAAGGAGTTGATAAACTATTACTCATTTCATCAAGCGAAGTAGGACAACGAGCCGCACAACATGCCAATGTGATCAATGCAGCGAAACAAGCAGGGGTAAGCCTTATTGCCTACACCAGTATTTTACACGCAGATACATCACCATTAGCGCTTGCAGCGGAGCATATAGAAACCGAAGCCTACCTAAAACAGGCCAATATTCCCCATGTACTACTTCGCAATAGTTGGTATACCGAAAACTATCTACTTAGCGTTGCGCCTGCCATCGAACATGGTGCATTTATTGGCTGTGCAAGTGATGGTCAAATCAGCTCCGCCCCCCGAGAAGACTACGCAGAAGCGGCAGCAGTAGTATTAACAAGCGAGCAACCACAAGCTGGAAAAGTCTATGAATTGGCAGGTGATGAAAGCTATACCTTAAGCGAACTTGCCGCACTGATTAGTGAACAATCAGGGAAAAACATTCCTTATATCAATATGCCAGAAGCCGACTATGCGAAAGCATTAGAAAGTGCCGGTATTCCAGCACCGTTCGCTGCGATATTAGCCAATTCAGATACAGGAGCGTCACAAGGCGGATTATTCGATGATAGCCATACGTTAAGTAAACTTATTGGCCACCCAACTCAGTCTGTATCTGCCATGATTAAGTCATTCTTATAAATATATTCCTGCATAAAAAAGGCCGCTTGATGCGGCCTAAAAGCTTTAATGGGAATGGAAACTTTATGATTTTTTATTAACGCACTGCACCGTTTAGTGGTACTTCTGCATCCGGTTCTTTAGTGATGCGGTTACGTAGGTCACGGCGGATAATTTCAATTGACCAGAACCATACTAGGTGACCAAAGATTTCTGACACATTTTCATACCAAGGTAAGTCCCATAGTGGAGGAGTTAATCCCATAGTAGTGAAAGAAATCCAGTGAACAGCAACTGTCGCTAAGAAGCCAGCTAGTAAACCTTGCCACAATTTAATTTTTGGAAAAACTTCAGCAACGATACAGTAACCAACGGCAAACACGATAGAGAATGTAATATGTGTCACACCCACCCAGTTAAACACATGCCCAGCAAAAGTGTATACCGGAGAGTTAGGATCGGTCACATGTAAGTAATCACGTAAAAATAGGTATGGTGGATTTAAAAAGTTACGTGAACAGTCAATATTGGCAGCAGCACGAATTAAGTGTTCTGGAGCACAAGCGGCTGTAAATATATCACTCGGACTGCGCGGAGGTAGTGGAACCTCGCCACCCCATTTAACGAAAGCGGACACAATACCTGCAATTAAACCTATAAAAGCTGCTAGACCGTAGCGGCGACGAGAGCTTGGAGTTTGTTCGAATAGATTCATGTGATACCCATAACTGTGTATGAAATTGTTGATATAGAAAGTAGCACCCTGAAGCACGTCAAATACGGATCTAGATCAATTTCAGGTCGGGTTCTTATAAATTACTGATATCAATATTGATCTAGACCATGATTTTATCGATGAATATTCCCACACTAGTACACAACGGTGCTCAATTACCGACTTTCCGCTTTTATCTCAGCAATACCACTGAAAAACTAAACGGGTGATAAGAAAAAAGCGCCTGACGGCGCTTTTAATTAGAAAGATTTAGACTATAGCTCTTCGAGCAAGGATTGCTGAAGCGACTGTTTGGGCTCTTGCCCAAACCCACGTAACCCAACCACGTGCACGTGTTCATGATCTTTAAAGACCTTACGAACCAATTTATAGGTTGTGCCCTTTTCTGGACTAATATTCTCGGGAGCCGCGATCAGTAGTTGCATATCCAATCGTTCACATAATTCGAATAATGTTGCGATCGATTTACCATCCAAACGTGCCGCTTCATCTAAGAACAATAAACGACAAGGGATAATGTCTTTACTGCGTAAGCGGCGCGATTCTTCTTCCCAGCTCTGAATAACCATCAATAAGATGGATTGACCGGTACCAATCGCTTCACCAGTAGACAGTGCACCGGATTCCGCTTGCAACCACCCATCAGAGCCACGGTTCACCTCGACACTCAACTCTAAGTAGTTGCGGTAATCCAATAGCTCCTCGCCCAGCACTTGTGGAGAACGCTGCCCCATATCGATATGTGGGTTAACACGCTGGAACAATTTCGCCATTGCTTCCGAGAAGGTATATCGGGTACTCTCAAACAGGTCACGATGCTGATCTTGCTGATCAGAAAGTCCTAAAAGCAAGGTTTCATGACTTTCGCGCACTTTCACGTTCAAACGCACACCTTTCACCTGACCAAAACCAATATTAGATAGGCCTTGGTTAAGCATTCGAATGCGGTTCTCTTCGCGTTGAATCGTTTTACGAATGATGCTTGAAACGGATTCAGAACTGATTGCCAATCGATTTTCCCGTTGGGTCAATTCCTCGGTTAAACGAGCCAGTTCAACCTCCATCTCTTCAATGGCTTCAACTGGATCATCGGTACGAATAATATCTTGGCGAATACGTTCACGTAGATGTTGGTAAACGGCAATATAGAACAATACCTTACGTTCTGGATGAGCATTGTCTTCAGACAAGCGTAATGCATCACGTAAATCATCATTGTTTGCCACCGCTAAACGCAGCGCACCTAATGATTTATCTGACATAGAGCGCAGTTCATCGGCAGACAAATAAGCGAGTTCACGCTTATGTAAACGACGCTCAACGTCATTTTCACGCGCAAGACGCAATACCGAGCACCAACCGGCTTTTGCATTCACGACAAATAAACGTAAGTCTCGATATTCCTTCTCTAATTTCTTCAAACGCTTCGCTAGAGATTTCATCTCGAGTTCACTGGATGTCACGATACGTTCACATTCGCTCTTGCGATTACGCATTGCATGTAAACGCTCTTGCAGCTCATTACGGCGATACTGTGCTCGTTCCAGAGCTGATTCATCAGCTTGAACACCCAACTCTTGCAGTTCTTGCTTAAACTCTTGAACCGTCTCTAATTTCGCTTGATGAGAACTTTTCAGTGATGCCAAGACCTGATTGTATTGGTTAATCTGTGTTTGCGCTTGTTTTAGTGCTTCACGGCTACGAGTTCGCTGAGTTTCAGCTTGGGCCAATTTAACTTTAAGCTGCTCACTGAGCTGACTACTTTGATTCGATAAATCAACCGAATCTGAGTAGCTAAAATAGTGACGACGCTCAACCAGATCAGATAAGGCAAAGATTTGTGATTTCAAGGTTTGCAGTGCTTGGTCTGCGGCTTGATAGTCACGTTCTAACGCATCAAATTGTTCAGGGTCACCATCTAGCGACGTTACGACAGCCTCTAGCTCTTGTGCCGCTTTACCGTGTTTAGCAATGAAGGTTTTTGCCAGATCTAACTGCTCAATTTTTTCTTCAATTTCAGCCAAACGCTCGGTAAGCGTATCGTCTTCGATCAATGCCATATTAGGCACGATTTTATCCAGCGCTGACAATGCTTGCTTACTGATCTGACGTTGAGAACGTTGCTGATGCTCTTGATTCTCAAGTTGAGACAATTCACGTGTCACTTGGTTACGACGATCGCGCGCAGTATATAAAGCTTGCTCAGGATCTTGTTGGAATGCGACCTGGATATGCTCAGCAACAAATTGGTTCAACGCTTGGTATAAACGCTGCAATTTCTGGGC
This DNA window, taken from Vibrio nitrifigilis, encodes the following:
- a CDS encoding SDR family oxidoreductase, which encodes MIAVTGATGQLGQRVIDHLLAKTEANNIVALARDTAKAVSLKDKGIDVRQADYSQPDTLSDALQGVDKLLLISSSEVGQRAAQHANVINAAKQAGVSLIAYTSILHADTSPLALAAEHIETEAYLKQANIPHVLLRNSWYTENYLLSVAPAIEHGAFIGCASDGQISSAPREDYAEAAAVVLTSEQPQAGKVYELAGDESYTLSELAALISEQSGKNIPYINMPEADYAKALESAGIPAPFAAILANSDTGASQGGLFDDSHTLSKLIGHPTQSVSAMIKSFL
- a CDS encoding alpha-L-glutamate ligase-like protein, coding for MLFSLSEYTSPFKLRKKGIMGMNQRNHSYIGRYNDRSKYPLVDDKLKTKLIAQRAGCTVPKLIGVISDQGAVKDVHEMVKDWPGFVIKPARGSGGKGILVITSHKDGSYTKPSGAQIGNEDVERHISNTLAGLFSLGGKNDVAVVENLIEFDDCFDGFSYEGVPDVRIIVFKGYPIMAMMRLSTSHSDGKANLHQGAVGVGIDIGTGKAVKAVQFNRPVTHHPDTDKDLSTLQVPHWKNLLTLAASAWEMTGLGYMGTDMVLDKKEGPMVLELNARPGLAIQIANGSGLLPRLHHLEALETPLIYPSAAERVEYAMKHFAVEDDHF
- a CDS encoding YagU family protein, translated to MNLFEQTPSSRRRYGLAAFIGLIAGIVSAFVKWGGEVPLPPRSPSDIFTAACAPEHLIRAAANIDCSRNFLNPPYLFLRDYLHVTDPNSPVYTFAGHVFNWVGVTHITFSIVFAVGYCIVAEVFPKIKLWQGLLAGFLATVAVHWISFTTMGLTPPLWDLPWYENVSEIFGHLVWFWSIEIIRRDLRNRITKEPDAEVPLNGAVR
- a CDS encoding inactive transglutaminase family protein; amino-acid sequence: MTSKVPFYISILLLIIAGITLSVMRHQQYGVPWTPGETRQVWDLEARIEFYANDKPVKVSLAAPATQDGFTLINESASSPGYGVSYISSNSGRRAEWSIRHAKGPQTIYYKTQFLVDPNAQSTPIPPVGEIQKPTFDGPEEAAAVALINRATRLSAEPVSFTRELIKTLNDPESQNASLLLNNMTKYEATQKLLSYAGMQNKVVGVIQLEDGRRRQSIEMMNEIWNGEKWVLFNPETGTQPTHPNLLVWDESNVSLLDVVGGRNSQVYFSMISQDMSAQQATNSKVESDGLLNLSIHSLPLEEQAMFKTIMLMPIGALIVVFLRVIVGLKTSGTFMPVLIAVAFVQTQLMTGIIGFLLIVGTGLIIRSYLSKLNLLLVARISAVIIAVILIISIFTVVAFKLGLTSGLTITFFPMIILSWTIERMSILWEEEGTKEVFMQGGGSLFTAILIYLAMTNSYVQHLTFNFIGLQLVVMAIILLLGTYTGYRISELRRFKPLAEED
- a CDS encoding ATP-dependent zinc protease family protein, coding for MFKRIAPVIALSMLSGCTMMNGDEHHQATLAAIQHSESHIDNHLTNLELQISNQMDYIDSLEREITSLKKQVRKLEHTASEIDDQTGLAAKQDDQVPTLAVPESSVAARHQQVLGSLEKVTIDSLDKTFTARVDTGAASSSLNAVDVQEFERNSKKWVRFHLVAGDDVAKDAKWIEAPIVRYVRILQANSEKAQRRAVVQLWVKLGDIHEKTPFTLADRSQMSHPVLLGRDFIRDIAVVDVSKQYVQTGKNTK
- the cmoB gene encoding tRNA 5-methoxyuridine(34)/uridine 5-oxyacetic acid(34) synthase CmoB, which encodes MFNFARIYQLIAEDTRLQPWLNVLPQQLTDWQEQPHGDIARWFRALKKIPDTAPDVIDIKDSVTLHNHEPLPHGEQQKLENLLKTFHPWRKGPYSVHNIHIDTEWRSDWKWDRLVPHISDLTNRTVLDVGCGNGYHMWRMLGAGARQVWGIDPSELFLVQFEAIRKLMGNDERVNLLPLGIEQLPELEAFDTVFSMGVLYHRRSPIDHLIQLKNQLASGGELILETLVIEGDENAVLVPFDRYAQMRNVYFFPSALALKVWLEKVGFIDVKIVDENVTSLDEQRTTEWMTHNSLPDYIDAENPALTVEGYPAPRRAILIAKKP